A region of Bacillus rossius redtenbacheri isolate Brsri chromosome 2, Brsri_v3, whole genome shotgun sequence DNA encodes the following proteins:
- the LOC134529929 gene encoding solute carrier organic anion transporter family member 1C1-like: MFGPAFGFSFSWYCLSLYIDPTLTPVIQREDPRWIGAWWMGWMVLGSVKLLMALLVAFFPRELPRREKRPEDADGLGEEQALKRLEDTQPQDSPERRPLTPSASAADLAVLKRRSQLHEDSFLKSLLRLLKNKVLIYNTIANSAFFMGGYGYWLYLVKYTETQYHKSASGASMVTGVTFIAAISLGMMCSGLVMGKFRPGAKVVLSWNVFIGLLHVAGSLSFIFLGCKDNGVYGIDIFRGTTNFQNECNDMCDCRNVKYQPVCYAEKSITFFSPCHIGCKSNYLDTNGSIVVSD, encoded by the exons ATGTTCGGACCCGCATTTGGTTTTTCGTTCTCGTGGTACTGCCTGAGCCTGTACATTGACCCCACTCTGACGCCTGTCATTCAGCGCGAAGACCCCAGATGGATCGGCGCGTGGTGGATGG GGTGGATGGTTCTGGGCTCGGTGAAGCTGTTGATGGCGCTGCTGGTGGCGTTCTTCCCCAGAGAGCTCCCTCGCCGTGAGAAGCGCCCTGAAGACGCCGATGGACTCGGAGAAGAACAAGCGCTGAAGCGACTTGAAGACACGCAGCCACAGGACTCGCCCGAGCGACGACCTCTGACTCCTTCAGCTTCAGCCGCCGACCTCGCCGTGCTGAAGCGCCGAAGCCAGCTCCACGAAGACA GTTTCTTGAAATCCCTGCTACGACTTCTAAAAAACAAAGTTCTGATATACAACACTATTGCCAACAGCGCGTTCTTCATGGGTGGATATGGATATTGGCTCTACTTGGTTAAATATACGGAGACTCAGTACCACAAATCAGCGTCAGGAGCAAGTATGGTAACAG GCGTGACATTCATAGCAGCAATATCCTTGGGAATGATGTGCTCTGGACTGGTTATGGGGAAATTCAGGCCAGGGGCAAAAGTCGTCCTCAGCTGGAATGTTTTCATTGGCTTATTGCACGTTGCTGGAAGTCTAAGCTTTATTTTCTTAGGCTGTAAAGACAATGGAGTTTATGGTATCGATATCTTCAGAGGCAC gACTAATTTTCAGAACGAGTGCAATGACATGTGTGATTGCCGAAATGTGAAATACCAGCCTGTTTGCTATGCTGAGAAGAGTATCACATTTTTCTCCCCTTGTCATATCGGATGCAAGTCTAACTACCTTGATACTAATGGATCAATTGTGGTAAGTGATTAG